The Candidatus Poribacteria bacterium genome segment TTGGCATCGCACGGATGCAGGATTTCGCCAAGCATAACGAATAATATCGGTCAGTTTCGTTAAATGTTTCACCAGTTTCAAATGCAAGGAGGATTTTTATGCCGATTGTCTCTCATGATGTTTTGAGAAAGTTTGTCTATGATATATATCGGGGTGCCGGTGGTACGGAGGAAGATGCGCGTATCGTCAGCGACCACGTCGTCGATTCCAATCTCGCCGGACACGATTCACACGGTGTTATCAACGCACCAAACTACATCGGTGGCATGGCAGGCGGTCCTGCCACAGATAAGATGGAAATTGTCAGGGAAAGCGGTGCAGCCACCGTTATCAACGCCAACGGTGCACTCGGCATGGTCGCCGCCCGCAAAGCGATGGAAATGGCTGTTGAAAAAGCAGAAAGCTGCACCATCGGTGCCGTCGGCTTGCATCGGTGTGGACACGCCGGACGGATGGGCGAATATCCACCCATTGCGGCACGTGCTGGCATGATCGGGATCGTCCTGCTGAATGGTGGTGGACGATTTATGCATCCACACGGTGGTACTTCCCGGAGACTACCACCAAATCCAATTGCCATCTCAGTACCACGTCAGGGAGGCGAACCACTTCTCCTCGACATGACGCTCAGCGTCGTCGCAGGTGGGAAACTTCTCGTCCAGATGGCACGCGGCGAACCTATCCCAGAAGGCTGGATGATAGATGCCGAAGGCAAACCACTCACGGATCCGAACGCGTTTCGTGAACGTTCAGAGGATACAGCCGTTATGCCCCTTGGTGGTTTTCAGTTCGGGCACAAAGGGTTCGGTCTGGGTGTGATGATAGATGCTATCGCCGGTGGACTTTCTTGGGCAGGGTGTAGCCGTGAAGCACCAACACGCGGTGCAAGTGGCATTGTGATGTTTGCGATTAAGATCGAGGACTTCATTGACTTAGCGGACTATGAACAGGAAATCGCCTATCTTGTAGAGTGGGTGAAATCATCTGCTCGGTTACCGGATATTGAGGAAATCTACGTACCCGGAGAATTCGAGGAACGGAGCCGCGCGAAACGGCTGCAAGAAGGAATACCCATCGAGGAGCCAACATGGAACCGGCTCGTCGAAGCAGCAGAACGTTTCGATGTTGACATCCCCATATAGAACTCGGCACACACCGTGTGCCGTAAACATAACAACAGGAGAAAAAAATGAGAATCTGTAGTTTGTTTATCTTGCTCATCGGCATTACGGGGTGTGCTGTATTGAATCAACCCGTTATTGAGATTGACGTGTCACATCTTACCTGTGAATCTAAC includes the following:
- a CDS encoding Ldh family oxidoreductase — encoded protein: MPIVSHDVLRKFVYDIYRGAGGTEEDARIVSDHVVDSNLAGHDSHGVINAPNYIGGMAGGPATDKMEIVRESGAATVINANGALGMVAARKAMEMAVEKAESCTIGAVGLHRCGHAGRMGEYPPIAARAGMIGIVLLNGGGRFMHPHGGTSRRLPPNPIAISVPRQGGEPLLLDMTLSVVAGGKLLVQMARGEPIPEGWMIDAEGKPLTDPNAFRERSEDTAVMPLGGFQFGHKGFGLGVMIDAIAGGLSWAGCSREAPTRGASGIVMFAIKIEDFIDLADYEQEIAYLVEWVKSSARLPDIEEIYVPGEFEERSRAKRLQEGIPIEEPTWNRLVEAAERFDVDIPI